In Mus caroli chromosome 16, CAROLI_EIJ_v1.1, whole genome shotgun sequence, the sequence cctcctcccctcactTTTTGCTCTTCTACTTGGGTCCGGGAAATTTCACCTTCTTTCTCTCAGCAAGCAATTGGCTTCTGCTGTCTTTATTGACATAAGCAGGAAACAATTAAGCAACCAGATTTTAGTATCAGCTCCTCCCCCTACAGTCCCTTGTAAAATAGTATTTGTTAAATGAGTTATCTTATAAATTGGAAACGCTATACCCTATAAATGTGAATTTCAAGATGTTAATGTACTTTCATCCTCAGATGTCATAACATTTAGTGATGTCTTATAAttagttttaaattgttttaatttagttGCGGTTAACTGATTATCTATTGTGTTGAATAAGACTTTGTTCAGAAAGAAGGCTTTTActctatatgaaaatataaaatagatcttctcttttaaaatattttctagagtCAAGTTGTTCAAATAAAGGACAGGAGGAGATCCCACCGGatgattcatttcctttttcagatGATAATATCTTCCCTGATGGAGTGGACGTCACCATGGAGATGGAGAGTGAGTCTAGGTTAGAGAAGTAGCTAATACACTGGCTGCCGCATTCCAGCCTCATGCTTAATGGAAGCACTCAGTAGTCCACGGGCTTTGTTGTGACAGGTCCTGAACAGTCAGTCTGCTTAGTGGTTTCTCAATCAAGGCAATCCTCGCCTGCCTCTAAGCCTTGGTCAACTtgaagtcatggaaagatcacgggtatcttagtcactgttctactgTTGTAAAGGGACACAATGACCAGggcaatttttataaaagaaagctatTTAATTgagggctgacttacagtttcagaagcttaGCCCATTACATCAGTGTCGGGAAATGGTGGCACTCACAtgatcttttgaaacctcaaagcccaaccctgGTGACACACTTGCTTTGACCAGGCCACACTCATTCCAAGAAAGCCATACCTTCTAATTCTTTTTATCTCTTCAGACGGTTCCACTCCCTTGTGATTTAGCATTCAACTATAGGTACCTATGGGACCCATTCACATTACAACCACCACAGTGGGTTTAATTTCCTTTATGGTCTGTGTTAAAGTACCAgcttattctttctttatctgCTTACATGGTCTTTATTTGGCCATAAAATGTGTGGCCAAAGGAGGTAAGCAATACAACAAGAAAAGAGAGCGATTGTAGGAAAGCCAAGACTTACTCACACAATATGCTCCTTCATAGTATAACTGTTTCTGATTATGTTAAAGTGAGGTCATTCTGACACCTATATTTGTCACAGATGAGATGTTTTGATTGAATAAACACCCTTCAGTAAACCCTTACCAGTCAGTGACTTTTGCCAATGTACAGGAGGCATGAGGATCTAAGTTGGAAAATCTTGTAGATTCTGGAGTATAAATTTAAACTGTTTATAAAGAGTACAATGGCCAATCTGTGTATTTAATTCTGATTGAATACAGAGACAAAATCTATGGGCAACACGCAAATAGCTGAACTGTCTGAGTTTATACCTATCtaataggaaggaaagaaatgttatgAAATTTTCATGGTTTTGCAACTATTTATACTTTTTCACTAGAAGTAAATATTTCTAACCATCTTCTATTTCTACTGATTATTATTTGGAAGTAAATATTTCTAAGCATCtttctactgatttttttttcatgagatgaTCTGGTTGGGGAAGCTATTAATAATCTCTTAAATTGAATTTATCTTACTTACTTAgtaatccaaaaataaaaataaacatgcaaattCCTAACTAGTTTAATGAATGTCGAGAGTTATTTTTAATGACAGTGTAGTATATTTTCTACTCTAATGCTAATCTAAATCCTTAGAAGGAAACTTACTGATTATATTAGTACTTGTCAAAACTTAAGCAGAGACATGACTGAGTATACTAGTTTGCTTCCCAAGAAACACAAATTGTATGATGACACCAATATTGTCCACCACCCAAAAATTAGATTTAgaatattatttttgtaatttaatgTAATCATATTGTTTTCATATCTGACTTTCTCCCTCTTAGCAGAAACACTACGAAGCAATTGTCTGTCCCTAGATAACAAAACTCCTGTGTTAACtacaaatactttaaaacacACATTGTTTCACCAGAAATGTGTATCAGAGGATACAATCAGTATATGAATTTGCTTAAAAATAATgcatattttgtgaattttaatttttggagCATACACAAAAAATATTGTAATACAACTTAATGTAATCTACTGTAGGTAAGTTGAACATACCAAATCCTTtattaaactctctctctctttgcctgtctgtctctgtgtgtgtgtccagttaGCACTCCAGTGTCTGTACAGATAGGTATCAAGGCTCAGCTTTTCTGTCCCCCTAGTCCATCAAAAGAAGTGACACTTAGAATATGGGAAATAACCCCCAGAGGCTGGCCTTCCTGCAGACTACCCTACAGAGCAGAGTTGCAGCAGATCAGTGAAAAAATCTGTACTGACAGAGGGACCACTTGGGCCCCCCCACATCACAAGAGTTCTGACCTTCAGATCAAATCAATGGCCCTCAAGCATGATGGGCATTACTCATGTCGGATAGAAACAACAGATGGGATTTTCCAAGAGAGACATAGCATCCAAGTGCCAGGTAAGTCACATACTGTATTATTTAGGTCACcagatgtttttcttctgtttatttatttatttatttatttacactctgAATTTTATTCCTCACCTCGTCCACtatctgactgttccacatcccataacctcctccccaacctcctgtctccacgaggatgtccccacctcccacccccagacaaccagacctctaaactccctggggcctccaggctcttgagggtgaggtgcatcatctctgactgaacccagacctggaagttctctgctgtatatgtgttggggacctcatatcagctggtgtatgctacctggttgagGCAATCAGATTTTAGATAGGAACAAATGCCTTTGAAGTTTTATGATGAGACTGAATCTTTCTGAAGTAACCCTCTTTCCAGGGAAAAATAGAACTGTAGTTTGTGAGGCAATTGCAGGCAAGCCTGCTGTGCAGATCTTTTGGACTCCAGATGAGGACTGTGTCACTAAGAGTAAATCACACAGCAATGACACCATGATTGTCAGGAGCACGTGTCACTGGGAGAAAAACAATGGCCACGGTGTGTTCTGCTTTATCTCCCATTTGACTGACAACTGGATTCTCTCCATGGAACAGAATCAAGGTAAGTATcctgccccatttttaaaaagaagaaataatatatatttaacttatTCTTCTATGAaagataaatatttgattttctgtctgtctgtttgtgacAAATGTGGCCAAAAGCCActaaggggaggaaagaggaaagaacaatatcttgaagcagaaaccatggaagaatgcaGTTTGTTAGCTCCTCAGACCCATGCTaagccatctgtccatctgtctgtctatgtatgtatgtatgtatgtatgtatgtatgtatgtatgtattattattattattattattatctttatctatctatctatctatctatctatctatcatctatctttctatctatctatcattcttaCCTGCCCAAGGAATAGTCCCACCCACAGTGTACTGGCCTCTCAGGTTTCTCTAAGTTTTGTTGAGTTGACAATGAAAACTAAATAGGACAACAGACCCAGTTCAGACACTTCTAATGGTTTTCATTTGTCATTTGCATTTCTTATCTATATATGCATCTATCTACATATAGCTATAAGTGTTTCATAATCCATATTGTCTTAATCCGGGATGTTTCCATAATCCATGTATCAGTTCCAGTGATTTGCTAGGATGGTTCACAGAACTGAGGAAGGCACCATGCTTAGTCTTACTATACTGGCTTATTATGAAGACTGaaacacagagatagaaaagTTGAAGAGACTCATAGGGCCCTCTATGGAAGAAGGAGAACATAGCTTCATGGCATTGCGAGGATTTTTGTGCTCTTGGCTCCTTGATGTTATTCCTATACAGAAGCTCCTCAAACTGTAATGTTTAGGATTTATATTAATACATAGTCATGAGGGTTAATTGATCATTTGTTATAACTCAATCTGAAGCCATTCTTCCTTTACAAGAGGTttaatggtggtgatggtggtagaaTCTGGCTCCAAGTCCAAACTCTAATTACAGTTTAGTGTTTCTGGTGATAGCCCTGACTGCTTTGAAAGTTTTATCCTaatccaatcagaatggctagtATTAAGATAATAAAAGTCAATGGATGTAGGGGGTGGGGAAGCTTTACTCTTGGTTGGACTGCAATTGGTGCAGGtactgtggagatcagaaaaccgagttttctgaggaaactacTCTTTCCTCAGAAAACCTAGAAATAGTGACCGAAGTCTTCCATTCTCAGGAACATACCAAAGTACTCTGACTACAGAGATAATATTCCCATCTATATTTATAAATGCTCTATACCTAATAGCTAGAACATGGACACAGTCCAGATGGCTATCTACTTGAATGAATAGTGCCTGCGTGTGCACTAATGGCCTGGCCAATGTAGAGGCTGTTAATTgcttctgattggatttaaggccaagGAGACAATAGGTGCTTGGTATTTTAAGTGTTCCCAGGAACCCATGGATGGAGGGCTCACGGCCTATTTATTATTCTGCATAAAGGACACAGAATAAAGCTACTCTCTCAATTTGGATCACTCTACCTCAATTTATGACCCTCATATCTCTTCAGagaagtctcttttttttttcagtgaagaaTGGTTAAAGCAGAAACTCTCAACttgtcaaggaaaaaaaaccagaaagattgtaaaattCAACAATCAGGGAATATCATAGAAAAACAGCTTCTGGCTGTGACAGGGTCTGAGCTTATAAGCTGACAGCAATGTAGTTTTCTGTACAGTACCCACACTAGACCAGAGCAGTCTATACTCTAACACAGAATAGAAAGGGACTCAGGAGTCCCTACCATGCTAACTGAGGAACTATGGACAGTTAATGGTTTCTTGAGGAGAGAGAGTCAGCTATCTCTGAGAGGATTACTTCTGGTAGGCTCCAACCTAGGAGTATATGGACAACTTAACTGAATCCAGTgggctgtttaaaaaaaaaaagacacaaagtttgTGAAGTAACAAAGTGAGGTATGGATCTGACAGGAGTTATAGGGGTTAGACATTAATACGATCACAATACTTTATATGAAATGCTcaatttttataaacaaataaaatgtaataatgtcTTTCAAaagactaagaatttcatgagctGTACTTCAGACAGAGGACTCAGAGGATCTAAGCTGGATGTGACCCGAAAaacctcctccctgaggactaacTTCCATAGTCACCAAAACTGCTGTGAGCTGCCTAAAGGGGGAGGCAACTGGTAGTACCAACTAGCTGTGAGGCTTATGAACCACAGCAATGACAAGCAAGGCTGGTCCCTAAGCTGTGATGGTGGCAATCATATCTTGGCAGCAACTAATAGCTGTCAAATTATATTTAAGGCCAACTCAAGAGGAGGAAAATCATGGCTGATACTAGAGACCTAGCTAACTACTCCAAGTTAGTGAGGCCATTGATGTTAGAGAGAAAACTACCACTGCCCTTCACCTAACCAGCACAATGCCTAAGTTCTAAGTACCTTTACAGCCACCAATAAGCATGGCTCTTCACCCTTACCAAAGAAGCTTCTACTGGTGATAGAAACCATCACAAAGAGCCACAAATAGACTGCAGAGAACAGTGATCATAGGATATTAGGTCCcatggatacatctacaacacaatttCTACATGTAATGaatgctcagggaacattgtcgaagaggaggcagaaatgttataagagccagagaaggaagaaatctgTGGGAAGATTGTGTcatctagaaatgtcagagaaactTCACCCAGGaaacctcaacaatatggctgcctaaataagTCCTGaacaataaatatgcaaatatggaAGAGGGAAACCTCACTGGGCTTCACCCTTAGACAAAGAAGTACAGTTAATTAAAGGTTCGGAGGGTGGGAGAAACAGTCTCCCCTCAGGGATGAcctctaattggttatccaaatATCAAGGGGTTATCCAATATCAAGTCTGAAATcatgtacatgcaagcaaatctgaatgaacacagcagattgtatttacatattatgcataaataacaatttaaaaagaagaggctgGAAGTTTGGGACAGGGCATTAGGAGGCAGGGCCACTTTGGGGAGTTTGGACCAAGGAAAAGGAGTGTATGGAAAGTGTATGGAAATCATGTAATTGGATTTTCATAAGAACAAAATTTGCATGTGAAATTTTCCCTTCTATAACTGGGAAGTATTAATAATACTTAGTGTGCAGTTCTCCACTTCAAAATACTTGCCAATACCTATCAAGCACAAAAGTTAGACTTGATTCCTAAACTTGATCCTGAAATAGTGGTCTGAGCTATATCTGAATTATAATTGATACAATGGATATTCTGTAAACTTCTGGAACTATTTTACATGATTTTAGGGCTGTTTGCCTCTAATTTCTGAACTATTATCAAACTGAGCAGACATTTTACTCTTGCCTGTATTTAAAGGTACAATGAGCATCCTGCCTTCCTTGCTGAGCATTCTCTATGTGAAACTGGCTGTAACTGTTCTCGTCGGAGGATTTGCTTTCTTCCAGTGGAGAAATTATTTCAGGTAGGAAccgaaaaataaaatgttaagactCATTAGAGAGAAAACATTGTCACAACTTGGCACTCACAGAGGACTGGGAAAATATGTTATGTAGTCCCGTCGTGGGTGTTCCCCCAGCCCTTCTGCTTCAGGCCATTGTGAACAATGGAACCCAGACACAGGTGCCCACAGCTCTGGCACAAGCTTCTGTCTTGCTACAGTTCTGATCCAGGAGGGACTTATCCTGATCCTGTCTTTGAGGATTCAGTGGTAGAAATGATGTTGCTGAAACTTTATTAGTGTTTGTTTCCCAGTTTCCtgagttctgtggacttctgTTCATTCCTGCTTAATTGTACTTTAtgcaatttgttttgttttgttttgtttttgtgtatttctAGAACATGAATATCCAGATTTCTGGAAGCCCATTAGTCTGATGACACAATACAAGAAAACAGCCATTTGCAATCAACTTTCTCATTGAAATCCAGCTTACCTGTCCCTGCTGTCTTCATGGTTGTTAGAATTCATTCTGCAGTTGGCAGTCGTGCAGTATGACCATATAGGCAAAAGCTTGGTGCTTACCATCAGCTATGCTGTGAATGACCCATCTACTTCCCCACTTCTCAGGccaaagagaaaaatgtcttaGGAAATGTGAACAGAAGTG encodes:
- the LOC110311781 gene encoding cell surface glycoprotein CD200 receptor 3 isoform X4, whose translation is MHALGRTLALMLLIFINILVPESSCSNKGQEEIPPDDSFPFSDDNIFPDGVDVTMEMEISTPVSVQIGIKAQLFCPPSPSKEVTLRIWEITPRGWPSCRLPYRAELQQISEKICTDRGTTWAPPHHKSSDLQIKSMALKHDGHYSCRIETTDGIFQERHSIQVPGKNRTVVCEAIAGKPAVQIFWTPDEDCVTKSKSHSNDTMIVRSTCHWEKNNGHGVFCFISHLTDNWILSMEQNQGTMSILPSLLSILYVKLAVTVLVGGFAFFQWRNYFRWI
- the LOC110311781 gene encoding cell surface glycoprotein CD200 receptor 3 isoform X7: MHALGRTLALMLLIFINILVPESSCSNKGQEEIPPDDSFPFSDDNIFPDGVDVTMEMEISTPVSVQIGIKAQLFCPPSPSKEVTLRIWEITPRGWPSCRLPYRAELQQISEKICTDRGTTWAPPHHKSSDLQIKSMALKHDGHYSCRIETTDGIFQERHSIQVPGTMSILPSLLSILYVKLAVTVLVGGFAFFQWRNYFRVPEGS
- the LOC110311781 gene encoding cell surface glycoprotein CD200 receptor 3 isoform X2, giving the protein MHALGRTLALMLLIFINILVPESSCSNKGQEEIPPDDSFPFSDDNIFPDGVDVTMEMEISTPVSVQIGIKAQLFCPPSPSKEVTLRIWEITPRGWPSCRLPYRAELQQISEKICTDRGTTWAPPHHKSSDLQIKSMALKHDGHYSCRIETTDGIFQERHSIQVPGKNRTVVCEAIAGKPAVQIFWTPDEDCVTKSKSHSNDTMIVRSTCHWEKNNGHGVFCFISHLTDNWILSMEQNQGTMSILPSLLSILYVKLAVTVLVGGFAFFQWRNYFSSRDLVIMKERRSKH
- the LOC110311781 gene encoding cell surface glycoprotein CD200 receptor 3 isoform X3; this encodes MHALGRTLALMLLIFINILVPESSCSNKGQEEIPPDDSFPFSDDNIFPDGVDVTMEMEISTPVSVQIGIKAQLFCPPSPSKEVTLRIWEITPRGWPSCRLPYRAELQQISEKICTDRGTTWAPPHHKSSDLQIKSMALKHDGHYSCRIETTDGIFQERHSIQVPGKNRTVVCEAIAGKPAVQIFWTPDEDCVTKSKSHSNDTMIVRSTCHWEKNNGHGVFCFISHLTDNWILSMEQNQGTMSILPSLLSILYVKLAVTVLVGGFAFFQWRNYFRVPEGS
- the LOC110311781 gene encoding cell surface glycoprotein CD200 receptor 3 isoform X1; amino-acid sequence: MHALGRTLALMLLIFINILVPESSCSNKGQEEIPPDDSFPFSDDNIFPDGVDVTMEMEISTPVSVQIGIKAQLFCPPSPSKEVTLRIWEITPRGWPSCRLPYRAELQQISEKICTDRGTTWAPPHHKSSDLQIKSMALKHDGHYSCRIETTDGIFQERHSIQVPGKNRTVVCEAIAGKPAVQIFWTPDEDCVTKSKSHSNDTMIVRSTCHWEKNNGHGVFCFISHLTDNWILSMEQNQGTMSILPSLLSILYVKLAVTVLVGGFAFFQWRNYFRSNEEPTTLAPT
- the LOC110311781 gene encoding cell surface glycoprotein CD200 receptor 3 isoform X5 codes for the protein MHALGRTLALMLLIFINILVPESSCSNKGQEEIPPDDSFPFSDDNIFPDGVDVTMEMEISTPVSVQIGIKAQLFCPPSPSKEVTLRIWEITPRGWPSCRLPYRAELQQISEKICTDRGTTWAPPHHKSSDLQIKSMALKHDGHYSCRIETTDGIFQERHSIQVPGTMSILPSLLSILYVKLAVTVLVGGFAFFQWRNYFRSNEEPTTLAPT
- the LOC110311781 gene encoding cell surface glycoprotein CD200 receptor 3 isoform X8 — translated: MHALGRTLALMLLIFINILVPESSCSNKGQEEIPPDDSFPFSDDNIFPDGVDVTMEMEISTPVSVQIGIKAQLFCPPSPSKEVTLRIWEITPRGWPSCRLPYRAELQQISEKICTDRGTTWAPPHHKSSDLQIKSMALKHDGHYSCRIETTDGIFQERHSIQVPGTMSILPSLLSILYVKLAVTVLVGGFAFFQWRNYFRWI
- the LOC110311781 gene encoding cell surface glycoprotein CD200 receptor 3 isoform X6 codes for the protein MHALGRTLALMLLIFINILVPESSCSNKGQEEIPPDDSFPFSDDNIFPDGVDVTMEMEISTPVSVQIGIKAQLFCPPSPSKEVTLRIWEITPRGWPSCRLPYRAELQQISEKICTDRGTTWAPPHHKSSDLQIKSMALKHDGHYSCRIETTDGIFQERHSIQVPGTMSILPSLLSILYVKLAVTVLVGGFAFFQWRNYFSSRDLVIMKERRSKH